From Hippoglossus stenolepis isolate QCI-W04-F060 chromosome 4, HSTE1.2, whole genome shotgun sequence, a single genomic window includes:
- the slc25a15a gene encoding solute carrier family 25 member 15a: MAPHPVTQVIIDFTAGVLGGTACVFSGQAFDTTKVKMQTFPAMYRGFFHCFSSTYRQVGVRGLYKGTTPALIANISENGVLFLSYGLCQDAIRFVFGIDKRKKLSDLQMAAAGSLSSIFSSLAQCPPELVKCRLQAMHEMEASGRIAGGQKSTVWTVMKTVMRNNGPLGFYQGLSSTYVREIPGYFCFFGAYELCRSTFARHMGTEKDGIGVLPIMFSGGFAGACLWLVVFPIDCVKSRIQVHSLAGRQQGFRKTFLGVVRTEGFLALYSGLTPTMIRTFPANGALFLAYEWSRRFMMETVGA, translated from the exons ATGGCTCCACACCCTGTCACCCAGGTCATCATTGACTTCACTGCGGGAGTATTAG GTGGGACAGCATGCGTGTTCAGCGGTCAAGCATTTGACACCACCAAGGTGAAGATGCAGACGTTCCCCGCCATGTACCGCGGCTTCTTCCACTGCTTCAGCTCCACCTACAGACAGGTGGGGGTCCGGGGCCTCTACAAAGGCACGACCCCAGCCCTCATTGCCAACATCAGTGAGAACGGCGTGCTGTTCTTGAGTTACGGCCTCTGCCAGGACGCCATCCGCTTCGTGTTTGGTATCGACAAACGGAAGAAGCTCAG TGATCTACAGATGGCAGCTGCAGGGTCTTtatcctccatcttctcctccttggcACAGTGCCCCCCCGAGCTGGTCAAGTGTCGCCTGCAGGCCATGCACGAAATGGAGGCGTCTGGAAGGATCGCAGGCGGACAGAAGAG CACCGTGTGGACGGTAATGAAAACTGTCATGAGGAACAACGGCCCCCTGGGTTTCTACCAGGGACTGAGTTCCACCTACGTCAGGGAGATACCAGGTTACTTCTGTTTCTTCGGGGCGTATGAACTCTGTCGCTCTACGTTTGCGCGACACATGGGCACAGAGAAGGACGGAATCG GAGTTCTTCCAATCATGTTCAGCGGTGGCTTTGCGGGAGCTTGTCTTTGGTTGGTGGTTTTTCCCATCGACTGCGTGAAGTCCAGGATCCAGGTGCACTCACTAGCTGGGAGGCAACAGGGCTTCAGGAAAACCTTCCTGGGTGTCGTACGCACCGAAG GGTTCCTGGCTCTGTACTCGGGCCTGACTCCCACCATGATACGCACCTTCCCTGCCAACGGAGCCCTCTTCCTGGCTTATGAGTGGAGTCGCAGGTTTATGATGGAGACCGTGGGCGCCTGA